Genomic window (Helicobacter jaachi):
TCATACTATTTTCAAGGCTCAAAAACCGCTCCAAACCTTTTTTAGAAAAATACAAAAGTCCCATATACTGCCCTTGTATTTCATCGATACTTTGCGTGCGGCTGCCGATTTCACATAATATATTGTCCCTCATTTTGAAGCTTTCAGCATCTTCTAGCGGATTAATAAAGCGCTTTTCCCACAAATGGCGCCATTTGCTGCTATACAAAATCGCCATATCACTCTTTGCGCGCATTAAATCCTTAACCCCTTGCGCGCTATAAAAAATATCGCTATAGCTCACAATGCAGCCCTCGCGCAAATTCTCCGCATTTTCCTGCGTTGAGCGCTGCGATATAGACATATGCGAGCTTGTGCCGCCCGCTATAGATACAGAATCTAGCAGCCACTCTTTGGCGCAGGAGAGCGAATGCACCATATTAGAATCTGCCCATTGTGCATTCTCAAATACTTTTAGTTTATAAGATTCTATAAATGGCGCAATGGCTTGACTTTGATACCCCACTACAATGCCAATCTCGCTAATGTGCGCCGCGCGCAGGGCTTCAATCTGATA
Coding sequences:
- a CDS encoding phosphocholine cytidylyltransferase family protein, which translates into the protein MKALILAAGRGSRMGALTDSKPKCLVELHNKPLLLYQIEALRAAHISEIGIVVGYQSQAIAPFIESYKLKVFENAQWADSNMVHSLSCAKEWLLDSVSIAGGTSSHMSISQRSTQENAENLREGCIVSYSDIFYSAQGVKDLMRAKSDMAILYSSKWRHLWEKRFINPLEDAESFKMRDNILCEIGSRTQSIDEIQGQYMGLLYFSKKGLERFLSLENSMKIDTTSLLRRCIANGEKILCVKYAGVWGECDSASDIALYEGLYPHFTHLT